Within Cnuibacter physcomitrellae, the genomic segment CTTCCTCCCGTGGCCGCTCCGCTCGGCTCTCGGAGTGGGGCGGGGCGTCGCCGAGGTCGCGCCCGGGGTGGTCGTGCCGATCGCGCGTCGCGTGCTCCGTCAGATGGTGGGCCACCTCATCGTCGACGCCCGGCCGGCGAAGTTCGGCCCCGCCGTCGCCGCTCTGCGTGCCACCGAGGGCGTCCGCCTCAACGTCAACCTGCTCGGCGAGGCCGTGCTGGGCGACGCGGAGGCGGCGAAGCGGTTCGAGGGGACCACACGCCTGCTGCAGCGCGATGACGTCGACTACGTGTCGGTCAAGGTGTCCTCGATCGCGGCCGATCTGTCGATGTGGGGCTTCGACGAGACCGTCGAGCGCGTCGCCCGGAGCCTGCTCCCGCTCTACCGGATCGCGGCCGACCGGAGCCTCATGGGTCCGCAGAGCATCGCGCAGTCGACCACCGCCGACCGCCGCAAGTTCATCAACCTCGACATGGAGGAGTACCGCGACCTCGACCTCACGGTCGCCGTCTTCGAGCGCGTGATGTCGCAGTCCGAGCTCCTCGAGCTCGAGGCGGGCATCGTCCTGCAGGCCTACCTGCCCGACGCGCTCGCCACCCTGCAGCGGCTGCATCGCTTCGCCGCCGATCGGCGCGCGCGGGGCGGCGCGCCGATCAAGGTGCGCGTCGTCAAGGGCGCCAATCTGGCCATGGAGCGCGTCGACGCGACGCTGCACGGCTGGCCGCTCGCGCCCTACGACCGCAAGGTCGAGACCGACGCCAACTACAAGCGCGTGCTCGACTGGGCTCTGCGCCCCGAGCACACCGACGCGGTGCACATCGGCGTGGCGGGGCACAACCTCTTCGACATCGCCTGGGCATGGCTGCTCGCCTCCGAGAGAGGGGTGCAGGACGCCGTCGACGTCGAGATGCTGCTCGGCATGGCCTCGGCGCAGGCGGATGCGGTGCGCCGCACGGTCGGAGGCCTGCTGCTGTACACGCCGGTGGTCGCCCCGGCGGAGTTCGACGTGGCCATCGGCTACCTCGTCCGGCGCCTCGAGGAGAACGCCAGCGACGAGAACTTCATGTCGGCCGTCTTCGACCTCGCCGCCGATCAGTCCCTCTTCGTGCGCGAGCGCGACCGCTTCCTCGCGTCCCTCGACCTGCTCGAGGAGGAGGGGTTCGACCCGCCCGCCCCGAATCGCACGCAGGACAGGCTCGACGACGAGATCGCGCCCATGCCGCGCGAGTTCCACAACACCCCCGACACCGACCCCGCCCTGGCCGCCAACCGCGAGTGGGCTCGGCGCATCCTGGCCCGGGTGCCGGAGTCCGATCTGGGCACGGCCACCATCGCGGAGGCCCGCATCGAGTCGGAGGGTGCGCTGGAGGAGGTCGTCGAGCGGGTCAAGACCGCGGGCGACGCGTGGGGAGCCCGCTCCGCGGAGGAACGCGCGGGCTTCGTGCGCCGCGCGGGCTACTCCCTCGAGAGCAACCGCGACAGGCTCATCGAGGTGATGGCGGCCGAGACCGGCAAGACCATCGACCAGGCCGACCCGGAGGTCAGCGAGGCGGTCGACTTCGCCCGCTACTACTCGCTCTCCGCGCTCGAGCTCGACGCGGTCGACGGGGCGTCCTTCGTGCCCTCGTCGCTCACCGTGGTCGCCCCGCCGTGGAACTTCCCCGTCGCCATCCCGGCCGGCGGGGTGCTCGCGGCGCTCGCGGCGGGCAGCGGCGTCATCATCAAGCCCGCTCCCCAGGCGCGCCGTTCCGCCGCCGTGATGGTCGAGGCGCTCTGGGAGTCGGGCATCCCGCGCGAGGTCCTCGCGCTGGTCGACCTCGACGAGGACGAGCTCGGCCGGCGATTGATGTCCGACCCCCGGGTCGACCGGCTCATCCTCACGGGCTCCTACGACACGGCCGCGCTCTTCCGCTCCTGGCGTCCCGACCTGCCGCTGCTCGCCGAGACGAGCGGGAAGAACGCGGTCGTGGTGACGCCGAGCGCCGACCTCGACCTCGCGGTCTCCGACATCGTGAAGAGCGCCTTCGGGCATGCCGGCCAGAAGTGCTCAGCTGCGAGCCTGGCCATCCTCGTCGGATCGGTCGCGGAGTCCGCCCGTTTCCGGCGGCAGCTCGTCGACGCGGTGACCTCGCTGCGTGTCGGATGGCCCGCCGACGCGACGGCTCAGATGGGGCCGGTCATCGAGCCGCCCTCGGGCAAGCTCGCCGAGGCGCTCACCACCCTCGGCCCGGGTGAGCGTTGGCTCGTCGAGCCGCGCAGCCTCGACGAGAGCGGCCGCCTCTGGTCGCCCGGCGTGAAGGAGTGGGTACTGCCGGGCACGGCGTTCCACCTCACCGAGTACTTCGGGCCCGTGCTCGGCCTCATGCGCGCCGAGACGCTCGAGGAGGCGCTCGAGCTCCAGAATACCGTGCAGTTCGGGCTGACCGCGGGTCTCCAGTCCCTCGATGCGGAGGAGATCAGCGCCTGGCTCGCGGGCGTCGAGGCGGGCAACGTCTACGTCAACCGTGGCATCACGGGCGCCATCGTCCGCCGCCAGCCGTTCGGGGGCTGGAAGCGGTCGTCCGTGGGCGCCGGCTCGAAGGCGGGCGGCCCGCACTACCTCGCCCACCTCGGGAGCTGGGTGTCCGACCCGGGCGAGCCGGGTCACGGCCTGAGCCTCGCCGGCCTCGACCCCGCCGTGGCGCAGCTGCTCGAGTCGACCACCACCGGGCTCGAGTGGGAGGACTTCGACATCGCTCGCCGCGGGGCGAAGAGCGACGCCGTCGCCTGGAAGACGATCTTCGCCCCGGCCGATCCGTCGGCCCTCGGGGTGGAGCGCAACGTCCTCCGGCACCTGCCCGTCCCGGTGCTCATCCGCCTCTCCGAGGGTGAGCCGCTCCACTCGCTGGTGCGCGTGCTCGCCGCAGGCACGCTGGCGAGGTCCCGGATGCTCGTGAGCACGGCCGCCAAGCTGCCCCGCCCCCTGCGGGCCCTGCTCAAGGAGCGCGACGTGAAGGTCGTCGTCGAGAGCGACGCCGCCTGGCTCGAGCGCGTGCCGACCTACCTGGGCGACGTGCCGCGCATCCGCCTCATCGGAGGGTCGGCGTACGACCTCGCGGTGGCGCTCGAGGGCTCATGCGACATGGCGATCTATCCGGATGCGGTCACCCGCGCCGGGCGCGTCGAGCTCCTGCCCTTCGTGCGCGAGCAGGCGATCAGCGCCACGGACCACCGCTTCGGCAGCCCCACGCCGCTCCTCCGTTCGATCGGCCTCTGACCTCTGCCTCGTCGCGAGGCTCGTCAGGGGTGGGCGAGGGCGGCGCGGGCGAGGTCCAGCGCCTCCGCCGGGTCCACGCCGAGCGCGCGCACGCGGTCGGCGTACTCCCGCGCGGCGCGCTGGGCGGCCTGATGCGACGGCGAGCCCGTCGCGGCGACGAACGAGCCGCTGCGTCCGCGCGTCTCGATCACGCCGTCCGACTCGAGCTCGCGATAGGCCCGCGCGACGGTGTTGACGGCGAGCCCGAGCTCCTCCGCGAGTCCGCGCACCGTGGGGAGCTTCGCGCCCGCCGCGAGCGAGCCCGCCTCCACCGCGTCGCGGATGCCGGTGCGCACCTGTTCGTACGGCGGGACCGCCGAGGCCGGGTCGACGGTGATCCCCATCGGCGCGAGTGCGGCGCTCATCGTCGGATGAGGTTCGACAGCACGATCGCGCTGCGGGTGTGGTCGACGTTGGGGGCGATGCGGACGCGTTCCAGCGCATCCTCGAGGCTCGGGATGTCGCGCGAGCGGATGTGCACGATCGCGTCGGCGCTGCCCGTGACGGTGCCCGCGTCGACCACCTCGGGCACCCCGGAGAGGATCCGCTTGAGCTCGGCCGGCGCGACGGTGCCCCGGCAGAAGAGCTCCACGTAGGCCTCGGTCGAGCTGCCGTCGAGCGCCGGGTTGAGCTGGATGGTGAAGCCGGT encodes:
- a CDS encoding bifunctional proline dehydrogenase/L-glutamate gamma-semialdehyde dehydrogenase, giving the protein MDDSAHPAPSPRPRDLADRAVELARTWLDASRDAPADPAAARLAGVLKDPDGLAFTLGFVDGVARPEDNAVAARDLVQVAEKVPGFLPWPLRSALGVGRGVAEVAPGVVVPIARRVLRQMVGHLIVDARPAKFGPAVAALRATEGVRLNVNLLGEAVLGDAEAAKRFEGTTRLLQRDDVDYVSVKVSSIAADLSMWGFDETVERVARSLLPLYRIAADRSLMGPQSIAQSTTADRRKFINLDMEEYRDLDLTVAVFERVMSQSELLELEAGIVLQAYLPDALATLQRLHRFAADRRARGGAPIKVRVVKGANLAMERVDATLHGWPLAPYDRKVETDANYKRVLDWALRPEHTDAVHIGVAGHNLFDIAWAWLLASERGVQDAVDVEMLLGMASAQADAVRRTVGGLLLYTPVVAPAEFDVAIGYLVRRLEENASDENFMSAVFDLAADQSLFVRERDRFLASLDLLEEEGFDPPAPNRTQDRLDDEIAPMPREFHNTPDTDPALAANREWARRILARVPESDLGTATIAEARIESEGALEEVVERVKTAGDAWGARSAEERAGFVRRAGYSLESNRDRLIEVMAAETGKTIDQADPEVSEAVDFARYYSLSALELDAVDGASFVPSSLTVVAPPWNFPVAIPAGGVLAALAAGSGVIIKPAPQARRSAAVMVEALWESGIPREVLALVDLDEDELGRRLMSDPRVDRLILTGSYDTAALFRSWRPDLPLLAETSGKNAVVVTPSADLDLAVSDIVKSAFGHAGQKCSAASLAILVGSVAESARFRRQLVDAVTSLRVGWPADATAQMGPVIEPPSGKLAEALTTLGPGERWLVEPRSLDESGRLWSPGVKEWVLPGTAFHLTEYFGPVLGLMRAETLEEALELQNTVQFGLTAGLQSLDAEEISAWLAGVEAGNVYVNRGITGAIVRRQPFGGWKRSSVGAGSKAGGPHYLAHLGSWVSDPGEPGHGLSLAGLDPAVAQLLESTTTGLEWEDFDIARRGAKSDAVAWKTIFAPADPSALGVERNVLRHLPVPVLIRLSEGEPLHSLVRVLAAGTLARSRMLVSTAAKLPRPLRALLKERDVKVVVESDAAWLERVPTYLGDVPRIRLIGGSAYDLAVALEGSCDMAIYPDAVTRAGRVELLPFVREQAISATDHRFGSPTPLLRSIGL
- a CDS encoding GntR family transcriptional regulator, with the protein product MSAALAPMGITVDPASAVPPYEQVRTGIRDAVEAGSLAAGAKLPTVRGLAEELGLAVNTVARAYRELESDGVIETRGRSGSFVAATGSPSHQAAQRAAREYADRVRALGVDPAEALDLARAALAHP
- a CDS encoding Lrp/AsnC family transcriptional regulator; the protein is MDALDHRIIDLLKINSRSGYGDIGQVVGLSASAVKRRIDRLVADGVITGFTIQLNPALDGSSTEAYVELFCRGTVAPAELKRILSGVPEVVDAGTVTGSADAIVHIRSRDIPSLEDALERVRIAPNVDHTRSAIVLSNLIRR